A stretch of Pseudoclavibacter chungangensis DNA encodes these proteins:
- a CDS encoding DNA-3-methyladenine glycosylase, with amino-acid sequence MSAESGGTGRPSTGNDWAARELARPAVESAPLLLGALLTRRDAEGAVTVRITEVEAYEGARDPGSHAYRGPTPRTRPMFEAAGHVYVYRSYGIHLCLNLVCGHRGAAAGCLVRAGEVVEGEDLARRRRAAVRRPGTVEPRSRDLARGPGNLGLALGVRLEDSGRRVDEPPFALHPPAVPVARDLIVRGPRVGLALPGGAPAFDWRFSIAADPTVSRYTAHRSHRDADAE; translated from the coding sequence GTGTCGGCGGAATCGGGCGGGACAGGGCGCCCCTCGACCGGGAACGACTGGGCGGCTCGCGAGCTCGCCCGACCCGCGGTCGAGAGTGCGCCGCTCCTGCTGGGTGCGCTCCTCACGCGGCGCGACGCCGAGGGCGCCGTGACCGTGCGGATCACCGAGGTGGAGGCCTACGAGGGCGCGAGGGATCCCGGTTCGCACGCGTACCGCGGGCCGACGCCGCGCACGCGGCCGATGTTCGAGGCCGCCGGTCACGTCTACGTCTACCGCTCGTACGGCATCCATCTCTGCCTCAATCTCGTGTGCGGTCATCGGGGTGCCGCCGCCGGTTGCCTCGTGCGCGCGGGCGAGGTCGTCGAGGGCGAGGATCTCGCGCGGCGGCGACGTGCTGCGGTCCGGCGTCCCGGAACGGTCGAGCCGCGTTCGCGCGACCTCGCACGCGGCCCGGGCAATCTCGGTCTCGCGCTCGGGGTGCGCCTCGAGGACTCCGGTCGCCGTGTGGACGAGCCGCCGTTCGCGTTGCATCCGCCGGCGGTGCCCGTCGCGCGGGATCTCATCGTGCGCGGCCCGCGCGTGGGACTCGCCCTCCCCGGTGGTGCCCCCGCGTTCGATTGGCGGTTCTCGATCGCCGCCGATCCGACGGTCTCCCGCTACACGGCCCACCGATCGCACCGCGACGCGGACGCGGAGTGA
- the tyrS gene encoding tyrosine--tRNA ligase: MTDRDLASQANDPTFESVLDELEWRGYIHVSTDLDDLRAKLEAGPITYYCGFDPTAPSLHLGHLVQLLLLRRLQLAGNRPLGLVGGSTGLVGDPRPTAERTLNSRETVAEWVEGLRAQIGRYLSFEGASAARMVNNLDWTAPLSAIDFLRDIGKHFRVGAMLKKDAVSARLNSEAGISYTEFSYQILQSLDFLELYRQYDCVLQTGGSDQWGNLTGGVDLIRRVEGAHVHALGTPLITNTDGTKFGKSEGNAIWIDENLTSPYAFYQFWLNTDDADVIARLKIFTFRTREEIEEFERLVAEEPFRRAAQKALAREVCALVHGQAATDAAIAASEALFGQGDLSALEPATLSAAVDELPNAHGAAGVTVAQALVDTGLAKSLGEARRAIAQGGVALNNEKVTDEQADIPADAALPGGVAIVRRGKKTLAGIRLEA; this comes from the coding sequence GTGACTGATCGCGACCTCGCCTCGCAGGCGAACGACCCGACCTTCGAATCCGTTCTCGACGAGCTCGAGTGGCGTGGCTACATCCACGTCTCGACCGACCTCGACGATCTGCGGGCCAAGCTCGAGGCCGGTCCGATCACGTATTACTGCGGTTTCGACCCGACGGCGCCGAGCCTGCACCTCGGCCACCTCGTGCAATTGCTGCTCCTCCGGCGGCTCCAGCTCGCGGGCAACCGACCGCTCGGGCTCGTCGGTGGCTCGACGGGACTCGTCGGCGACCCGCGGCCCACGGCCGAGCGCACGCTGAACTCTCGCGAGACGGTTGCCGAGTGGGTCGAGGGCCTGCGCGCCCAGATCGGCCGCTACCTGTCGTTCGAGGGTGCGAGCGCCGCGCGCATGGTGAACAACCTCGACTGGACGGCCCCGCTGTCGGCCATCGATTTCCTGCGCGACATCGGCAAGCACTTCCGGGTGGGCGCGATGCTCAAGAAGGACGCCGTCTCGGCCCGGCTCAACTCCGAGGCGGGCATCTCGTACACGGAGTTCAGCTACCAGATCCTCCAGTCGCTCGACTTCCTCGAGCTGTACCGCCAGTACGACTGCGTCCTCCAGACCGGCGGCTCCGACCAGTGGGGAAACCTGACCGGGGGAGTGGATCTCATCCGCCGTGTCGAGGGCGCACACGTGCACGCACTCGGGACGCCCCTCATCACGAACACCGACGGGACGAAGTTCGGGAAGTCCGAGGGCAACGCCATCTGGATCGACGAGAACCTCACCTCGCCGTACGCGTTCTACCAGTTCTGGCTCAACACGGACGACGCCGATGTGATCGCGCGACTCAAGATCTTCACGTTCCGGACGCGGGAGGAGATCGAGGAGTTCGAGCGACTCGTCGCGGAGGAGCCGTTCCGGCGTGCGGCCCAGAAGGCGCTCGCCCGCGAGGTGTGCGCGCTCGTCCACGGACAGGCGGCGACCGATGCAGCGATCGCGGCGTCCGAAGCGCTGTTCGGTCAGGGTGATCTCTCGGCTCTCGAGCCGGCGACGCTCAGCGCCGCGGTCGACGAGTTGCCGAACGCACACGGCGCCGCCGGCGTGACGGTCGCGCAGGCACTCGTCGACACGGGGCTCGCGAAGAGCCTCGGGGAGGCGCGTCGCGCGATCGCCCAGGGTGGTGTCGCGCTCAACAACGAGAAGGTGACCGACGAACAGGCCGACATCCCCGCCGATGCCGCCCTGCCCGGTGGGGTCGCGATCGTCCGCCGGGGCAAGAAGACCCTCGCGGGCATTCGACTCGAGGCGTGA